Proteins from one Ahaetulla prasina isolate Xishuangbanna chromosome 2, ASM2864084v1, whole genome shotgun sequence genomic window:
- the POC5 gene encoding centrosomal protein POC5 isoform X4, producing the protein MSSSEEKSASPVLPKDSDRGSSVSSDLQDEYEELLRYAVVTPKFEPSGLRQSDHMEVHQIPAGKSPGMSGYRHESAGVKWRCHGRTPELATSSRTTRIEVSAAVKESAHMDMEGLCPIRSEETCSPGSSSSQRDLQGTYVTDMSLSDDRVTHIESILDLWSGSLKTNVLTELRKWKLRFIEHHTLEMRQEREKHAADVRQLTNQMENLKELLHTYEISLGRKDEVIANLTQAIEKQKDRIELMKKFTKWRLQHFLGKQKAKEEMYANKLADRLYKLGLLKKAWAIWRSHFNTKWKETMEKAVQTSVESMRAALTNEYEAKLQTVNSALEEARSEIIELQNQRQDYEDAMKKAFMRGVCALNLEAMSMFQGKDFKLDQVGSQLQPGPSVRSSIFRQQQEQVNSEVRSQHQPGLSTRSSTFRQQQEQIDDDVRNQLRSGPSTRSSMFRQQQEQVNGEVRNTLHPGPSNRPSLFRQQQEQVNGEVRNPGPSNKPSLFHQQQEQVNSEARNQLQPGPSVRSSIFQQQQQEQVVDGEVRNQLHPGPSNRSNVFQQQQEQEDGEVRNSLQPGPSNRPSMFRQQQEQANGEARNQLQPVPSVRSSIFQQQQQEQVDGEVVDLPEKRAESGAGTGGPTAKFSSFQPMPSTSSLPQPPPHFAATTAGSAPAEDLFSSHQGHAVTSQTRLDSAAALTGCGAATGSGTMCISKLPMTRVVTSAQQKPGRTVTAKITGRSDFSAKNRICSNLDVLGVSPPMNSVVVEKHHPVTQQTISQAVAAKYPRTLHQSSNAIGVRHLGHNGKTPAQTHNNIQSIKVVE; encoded by the exons GAAAGAGTCCAGGAATGAGTGGCTACAGGCATGAAAGTGCAGGAGTGAAATGGAGGTGCCATGGAAGAACCCCAGAACTTGCAACATCTAGTCGAACAACAAGAATAGAAG tttCAGCGGCAGTAAAGGAGTCAGCTCATATGGACATGGAAGGACTTTGCCCAATCCGATCAGAAGAAACTTGTTCGCCAGGGTCCTCATCTAGTCAAAGAGATCTTCAAGGGACATATGTAACTGACATGAGCCTTTCAGATGATAGAGTGACCCACATAGAGAGCATTCTTGATCTGTGGAGTGGCAGCCTTAAA ACTAACGTTTTGACTGAGCTGAGGAAATGGAAACTTCGTTTTATTGAACATCATACCTTAGAGatgagacaagaaagagaaaagcatGCAGCCGATGTGAGACAATTGACTAATCAGATGGAGAACTTGAAGGAATTGCTTCATACGTATGAGATTTCCTTAGGGAGAAAGGATGAG gTAATTGCAAATCTAACACAGGCAAttgagaaacaaaaggacaggatagagttaATGAAAAAATTCACAAAATGGCGACTTCAGCATTTTTTGGGCAAACAAAAGGCCAAAGAAGAG ATGTACGCAAATAAACTGGCTGATCGGCTATATAAATTAGGCTTGTTGAAGAAAGCCTGGGCGATTTGGCGATCCCACTTTAATACAAAATGGAAAGAAACCATGGAAAAAGCTGTTCAGACGAGTGTGGAATCTATGCGTGCTGCACTCACCAATGAATATGAAGCCAAACTTCAAACG GTAAATAGCGCACTTGAGGAGGCCAGATCTGAAATTATTGAACTGCAGAACCAAAGACAAGATTATGAAGATGCCATGAAGAAGGCTTTCATGCGGGGTGTCTGTGCACTGAATTTAGAGGCAATGAGCATGTTTCAGGGCAAAGATTTCAAACTTGACCAGG tgggaAGTCAGCTTCAGCCTGGCCCATCAGTTAGATCAAGCATATTTCGTCAGCAACAGGAGCAAGTAAACAGTGAAG tgcgaAGTCAGCATCAGCCTGGCCTGTCAACCAGATCAAGCACGTTTCGTCAGCAGCAGGAGCAAATAGACGATGACG tgaGAAATCAGCTTCGTTCAGGCCCATCAACCAGATCAAGCATGTTTCGTCAGCAGCAGGAGCAAGTAAACGGTGAAG TGAGAAATACGCTTCATCCTGGCCCATCAAACAGACCGAGCTTGTTTCGTCAGCAGCAGGAGCAAGTAAACGGTGAAG TGAGAAATCCTGGCCCATCAAACAAACCGAGCTTGTTTCATCAGCAGCAGGAGCAAGTAAACAGTGAAG CGCGAAATCAGCTTCAGCCTGGCCCATCAGTTAGATCAAGCAtatttcagcagcagcagcaggagcaagTAGTAGATGGTGAAG TGCGAAATCAGCTTCATCCGGGCCCATCAAACAGATCAAACGTGtttcagcagcagcaggagcaagAAGATGGTGAAG tgaGAAATTCGCTTCAACCTGGCCCATCCAACAGACCGAGCATGTTTCGTCAGCAGCAGGAGCAAGCAAACGGTGAAG CACGAAATCAGCTTCAGCCTGTCCCATCAGTTAGATCAAGCATATTTcagcaacagcagcaggagcaagtAGACGGTGAAG TAGTTGATCTACCAGAAAAAAGAGCAGAATCTGGTGCTGGCACTGGTGGACCTACAGcaaaattttcttcatttcagcCTATGCCATCTACTTCCTCACTGCCACAACCACCACCCCATTTTGCTGCGACAACAGCAGGGTCTGCTCCTGCAGAAGACCTG TTTTCTTCTCATCAAGGCCATGCAGTAACATCTCAAACCAGATTAGACTCTGCTGCTGCATTAACAGGCTGCGGTGCTGCCACGGGATCAGGCACAATGTGCATTTCAAAActg CCCATGACTAGGGTGGTAACATCAGCTCAACAAAAGCCTGGAAGGACAGTTACTGCGAAAATTACTGGTCGTTCAGATTTTTCAGCAAAGAATCGTATTTGCAGTAACTTAGATGTCTTGGGTGTTTCGCCCCCCATGAATTCTGTTGTGGTGGAGAAACATCATCCTGTCACTCAG CAAACTATATCTCAAGCTGTTGCTGCTAAATATCCTCGAACTCTGCACCAGTCTTCTAATGCTATTGGCGTGAGACATCTAGGACacaatgggaaaactcctgcccAGACTCACAACAACATCCAGTCAATAAAGGTAGTGGAGTAG
- the POC5 gene encoding centrosomal protein POC5 isoform X13: MSSSEEKSASPVLPKDSDRGSSVSSDLQDEYEELLRYAVVTPKFEPSGLRQSDHMEVHQIPAGKSPGMSGYRHESAGVKWRCHGRTPELATSSRTTRIEVSAAVKESAHMDMEGLCPIRSEETCSPGSSSSQRDLQGTYVTDMSLSDDRVTHIESILDLWSGSLKTNVLTELRKWKLRFIEHHTLEMRQEREKHAADVRQLTNQMENLKELLHTYEISLGRKDEVIANLTQAIEKQKDRIELMKKFTKWRLQHFLGKQKAKEEMYANKLADRLYKLGLLKKAWAIWRSHFNTKWKETMEKAVQTSVESMRAALTNEYEAKLQTVNSALEEARSEIIELQNQRQDYEDAMKKAFMRGVCALNLEAMSMFQGKDFKLDQVGSQLQPGPSVRSSIFRQQQEQVNSEVRSQHQPGLSTRSSTFRQQQEQIDDDVRNQLRSGPSTRSSMFRQQQEQVNGEVRNTLHPGPSNRPSLFRQQQEQVNGEVRNPGPSNKPSLFHQQQEQVNSEARNQLQPGPSVRSSIFQQQQQEQVVDGEVRNQLHPGPSNRSNVFQQQQEQEDGEVRNSLQPGPSNRPSMFRQQQEQANVDLPEKRAESGAGTGGPTAKFSSFQPMPSTSSLPQPPPHFAATTAGSAPAEDLFSSHQGHAVTSQTRLDSAAALTGCGAATGSGTMCISKLPMTRVVTSAQQKPGRTVTAKITGRSDFSAKNRICSNLDVLGVSPPMNSVVVEKHHPVTQQTISQAVAAKYPRTLHQSSNAIGVRHLGHNGKTPAQTHNNIQSIKVVE, encoded by the exons GAAAGAGTCCAGGAATGAGTGGCTACAGGCATGAAAGTGCAGGAGTGAAATGGAGGTGCCATGGAAGAACCCCAGAACTTGCAACATCTAGTCGAACAACAAGAATAGAAG tttCAGCGGCAGTAAAGGAGTCAGCTCATATGGACATGGAAGGACTTTGCCCAATCCGATCAGAAGAAACTTGTTCGCCAGGGTCCTCATCTAGTCAAAGAGATCTTCAAGGGACATATGTAACTGACATGAGCCTTTCAGATGATAGAGTGACCCACATAGAGAGCATTCTTGATCTGTGGAGTGGCAGCCTTAAA ACTAACGTTTTGACTGAGCTGAGGAAATGGAAACTTCGTTTTATTGAACATCATACCTTAGAGatgagacaagaaagagaaaagcatGCAGCCGATGTGAGACAATTGACTAATCAGATGGAGAACTTGAAGGAATTGCTTCATACGTATGAGATTTCCTTAGGGAGAAAGGATGAG gTAATTGCAAATCTAACACAGGCAAttgagaaacaaaaggacaggatagagttaATGAAAAAATTCACAAAATGGCGACTTCAGCATTTTTTGGGCAAACAAAAGGCCAAAGAAGAG ATGTACGCAAATAAACTGGCTGATCGGCTATATAAATTAGGCTTGTTGAAGAAAGCCTGGGCGATTTGGCGATCCCACTTTAATACAAAATGGAAAGAAACCATGGAAAAAGCTGTTCAGACGAGTGTGGAATCTATGCGTGCTGCACTCACCAATGAATATGAAGCCAAACTTCAAACG GTAAATAGCGCACTTGAGGAGGCCAGATCTGAAATTATTGAACTGCAGAACCAAAGACAAGATTATGAAGATGCCATGAAGAAGGCTTTCATGCGGGGTGTCTGTGCACTGAATTTAGAGGCAATGAGCATGTTTCAGGGCAAAGATTTCAAACTTGACCAGG tgggaAGTCAGCTTCAGCCTGGCCCATCAGTTAGATCAAGCATATTTCGTCAGCAACAGGAGCAAGTAAACAGTGAAG tgcgaAGTCAGCATCAGCCTGGCCTGTCAACCAGATCAAGCACGTTTCGTCAGCAGCAGGAGCAAATAGACGATGACG tgaGAAATCAGCTTCGTTCAGGCCCATCAACCAGATCAAGCATGTTTCGTCAGCAGCAGGAGCAAGTAAACGGTGAAG TGAGAAATACGCTTCATCCTGGCCCATCAAACAGACCGAGCTTGTTTCGTCAGCAGCAGGAGCAAGTAAACGGTGAAG TGAGAAATCCTGGCCCATCAAACAAACCGAGCTTGTTTCATCAGCAGCAGGAGCAAGTAAACAGTGAAG CGCGAAATCAGCTTCAGCCTGGCCCATCAGTTAGATCAAGCAtatttcagcagcagcagcaggagcaagTAGTAGATGGTGAAG TGCGAAATCAGCTTCATCCGGGCCCATCAAACAGATCAAACGTGtttcagcagcagcaggagcaagAAGATGGTGAAG tgaGAAATTCGCTTCAACCTGGCCCATCCAACAGACCGAGCATGTTTCGTCAGCAGCAGGAGCAAGCAAACG TTGATCTACCAGAAAAAAGAGCAGAATCTGGTGCTGGCACTGGTGGACCTACAGcaaaattttcttcatttcagcCTATGCCATCTACTTCCTCACTGCCACAACCACCACCCCATTTTGCTGCGACAACAGCAGGGTCTGCTCCTGCAGAAGACCTG TTTTCTTCTCATCAAGGCCATGCAGTAACATCTCAAACCAGATTAGACTCTGCTGCTGCATTAACAGGCTGCGGTGCTGCCACGGGATCAGGCACAATGTGCATTTCAAAActg CCCATGACTAGGGTGGTAACATCAGCTCAACAAAAGCCTGGAAGGACAGTTACTGCGAAAATTACTGGTCGTTCAGATTTTTCAGCAAAGAATCGTATTTGCAGTAACTTAGATGTCTTGGGTGTTTCGCCCCCCATGAATTCTGTTGTGGTGGAGAAACATCATCCTGTCACTCAG CAAACTATATCTCAAGCTGTTGCTGCTAAATATCCTCGAACTCTGCACCAGTCTTCTAATGCTATTGGCGTGAGACATCTAGGACacaatgggaaaactcctgcccAGACTCACAACAACATCCAGTCAATAAAGGTAGTGGAGTAG
- the POC5 gene encoding centrosomal protein POC5 isoform X9, producing the protein MSSSEEKSASPVLPKDSDRGSSVSSDLQDEYEELLRYAVVTPKFEPSGLRQSDHMEVHQIPAGKSPGMSGYRHESAGVKWRCHGRTPELATSSRTTRIEVSAAVKESAHMDMEGLCPIRSEETCSPGSSSSQRDLQGTYVTDMSLSDDRVTHIESILDLWSGSLKTNVLTELRKWKLRFIEHHTLEMRQEREKHAADVRQLTNQMENLKELLHTYEISLGRKDEVIANLTQAIEKQKDRIELMKKFTKWRLQHFLGKQKAKEEMYANKLADRLYKLGLLKKAWAIWRSHFNTKWKETMEKAVQTSVESMRAALTNEYEAKLQTVNSALEEARSEIIELQNQRQDYEDAMKKAFMRGVCALNLEAMSMFQGKDFKLDQVGSQLQPGPSVRSSIFRQQQEQVNSEVRSQHQPGLSTRSSTFRQQQEQIDDDVRNQLRSGPSTRSSMFRQQQEQVNGEVRNTLHPGPSNRPSLFRQQQEQVNGEVRNPGPSNKPSLFHQQQEQVNSEARNQLQPGPSVRSSIFQQQQQEQVVDGEVRNQLHPGPSNRSNVFQQQQEQEDGEVRNSLQPGPSNRPSMFRQQQEQANGEVVDLPEKRAESGAGTGGPTAKFSSFQPMPSTSSLPQPPPHFAATTAGSAPAEDLFSSHQGHAVTSQTRLDSAAALTGCGAATGSGTMCISKLPMTRVVTSAQQKPGRTVTAKITGRSDFSAKNRICSNLDVLGVSPPMNSVVVEKHHPVTQQTISQAVAAKYPRTLHQSSNAIGVRHLGHNGKTPAQTHNNIQSIKVVE; encoded by the exons GAAAGAGTCCAGGAATGAGTGGCTACAGGCATGAAAGTGCAGGAGTGAAATGGAGGTGCCATGGAAGAACCCCAGAACTTGCAACATCTAGTCGAACAACAAGAATAGAAG tttCAGCGGCAGTAAAGGAGTCAGCTCATATGGACATGGAAGGACTTTGCCCAATCCGATCAGAAGAAACTTGTTCGCCAGGGTCCTCATCTAGTCAAAGAGATCTTCAAGGGACATATGTAACTGACATGAGCCTTTCAGATGATAGAGTGACCCACATAGAGAGCATTCTTGATCTGTGGAGTGGCAGCCTTAAA ACTAACGTTTTGACTGAGCTGAGGAAATGGAAACTTCGTTTTATTGAACATCATACCTTAGAGatgagacaagaaagagaaaagcatGCAGCCGATGTGAGACAATTGACTAATCAGATGGAGAACTTGAAGGAATTGCTTCATACGTATGAGATTTCCTTAGGGAGAAAGGATGAG gTAATTGCAAATCTAACACAGGCAAttgagaaacaaaaggacaggatagagttaATGAAAAAATTCACAAAATGGCGACTTCAGCATTTTTTGGGCAAACAAAAGGCCAAAGAAGAG ATGTACGCAAATAAACTGGCTGATCGGCTATATAAATTAGGCTTGTTGAAGAAAGCCTGGGCGATTTGGCGATCCCACTTTAATACAAAATGGAAAGAAACCATGGAAAAAGCTGTTCAGACGAGTGTGGAATCTATGCGTGCTGCACTCACCAATGAATATGAAGCCAAACTTCAAACG GTAAATAGCGCACTTGAGGAGGCCAGATCTGAAATTATTGAACTGCAGAACCAAAGACAAGATTATGAAGATGCCATGAAGAAGGCTTTCATGCGGGGTGTCTGTGCACTGAATTTAGAGGCAATGAGCATGTTTCAGGGCAAAGATTTCAAACTTGACCAGG tgggaAGTCAGCTTCAGCCTGGCCCATCAGTTAGATCAAGCATATTTCGTCAGCAACAGGAGCAAGTAAACAGTGAAG tgcgaAGTCAGCATCAGCCTGGCCTGTCAACCAGATCAAGCACGTTTCGTCAGCAGCAGGAGCAAATAGACGATGACG tgaGAAATCAGCTTCGTTCAGGCCCATCAACCAGATCAAGCATGTTTCGTCAGCAGCAGGAGCAAGTAAACGGTGAAG TGAGAAATACGCTTCATCCTGGCCCATCAAACAGACCGAGCTTGTTTCGTCAGCAGCAGGAGCAAGTAAACGGTGAAG TGAGAAATCCTGGCCCATCAAACAAACCGAGCTTGTTTCATCAGCAGCAGGAGCAAGTAAACAGTGAAG CGCGAAATCAGCTTCAGCCTGGCCCATCAGTTAGATCAAGCAtatttcagcagcagcagcaggagcaagTAGTAGATGGTGAAG TGCGAAATCAGCTTCATCCGGGCCCATCAAACAGATCAAACGTGtttcagcagcagcaggagcaagAAGATGGTGAAG tgaGAAATTCGCTTCAACCTGGCCCATCCAACAGACCGAGCATGTTTCGTCAGCAGCAGGAGCAAGCAAACGGTGAAG TAGTTGATCTACCAGAAAAAAGAGCAGAATCTGGTGCTGGCACTGGTGGACCTACAGcaaaattttcttcatttcagcCTATGCCATCTACTTCCTCACTGCCACAACCACCACCCCATTTTGCTGCGACAACAGCAGGGTCTGCTCCTGCAGAAGACCTG TTTTCTTCTCATCAAGGCCATGCAGTAACATCTCAAACCAGATTAGACTCTGCTGCTGCATTAACAGGCTGCGGTGCTGCCACGGGATCAGGCACAATGTGCATTTCAAAActg CCCATGACTAGGGTGGTAACATCAGCTCAACAAAAGCCTGGAAGGACAGTTACTGCGAAAATTACTGGTCGTTCAGATTTTTCAGCAAAGAATCGTATTTGCAGTAACTTAGATGTCTTGGGTGTTTCGCCCCCCATGAATTCTGTTGTGGTGGAGAAACATCATCCTGTCACTCAG CAAACTATATCTCAAGCTGTTGCTGCTAAATATCCTCGAACTCTGCACCAGTCTTCTAATGCTATTGGCGTGAGACATCTAGGACacaatgggaaaactcctgcccAGACTCACAACAACATCCAGTCAATAAAGGTAGTGGAGTAG
- the POC5 gene encoding centrosomal protein POC5 isoform X5: protein MSSSEEKSASPVLPKDSDRGSSVSSDLQDEYEELLRYAVVTPKFEPSGLRQSDHMEVHQIPAGKSPGMSGYRHESAGVKWRCHGRTPELATSSRTTRIEVSAAVKESAHMDMEGLCPIRSEETCSPGSSSSQRDLQGTYVTDMSLSDDRVTHIESILDLWSGSLKTNVLTELRKWKLRFIEHHTLEMRQEREKHAADVRQLTNQMENLKELLHTYEISLGRKDEVIANLTQAIEKQKDRIELMKKFTKWRLQHFLGKQKAKEEMYANKLADRLYKLGLLKKAWAIWRSHFNTKWKETMEKAVQTSVESMRAALTNEYEAKLQTVNSALEEARSEIIELQNQRQDYEDAMKKAFMRGVCALNLEAMSMFQGKDFKLDQVGSQLQPGPSVRSSIFRQQQEQVNSEVRSQHQPGLSTRSSTFRQQQEQIDDDVRNQLRSGPSTRSSMFRQQQEQVNGEVRNTLHPGPSNRPSLFRQQQEQVNGEVRNPGPSNKPSLFHQQQEQVNSEARNQLQPGPSVRSSIFQQQQQEQVVDGEVRNQLHPGPSNRSNVFQQQQEQEDGEVRNSLQPGPSNRPSMFRQQQEQANARNQLQPVPSVRSSIFQQQQQEQVDGEVVDLPEKRAESGAGTGGPTAKFSSFQPMPSTSSLPQPPPHFAATTAGSAPAEDLFSSHQGHAVTSQTRLDSAAALTGCGAATGSGTMCISKLPMTRVVTSAQQKPGRTVTAKITGRSDFSAKNRICSNLDVLGVSPPMNSVVVEKHHPVTQQTISQAVAAKYPRTLHQSSNAIGVRHLGHNGKTPAQTHNNIQSIKVVE, encoded by the exons GAAAGAGTCCAGGAATGAGTGGCTACAGGCATGAAAGTGCAGGAGTGAAATGGAGGTGCCATGGAAGAACCCCAGAACTTGCAACATCTAGTCGAACAACAAGAATAGAAG tttCAGCGGCAGTAAAGGAGTCAGCTCATATGGACATGGAAGGACTTTGCCCAATCCGATCAGAAGAAACTTGTTCGCCAGGGTCCTCATCTAGTCAAAGAGATCTTCAAGGGACATATGTAACTGACATGAGCCTTTCAGATGATAGAGTGACCCACATAGAGAGCATTCTTGATCTGTGGAGTGGCAGCCTTAAA ACTAACGTTTTGACTGAGCTGAGGAAATGGAAACTTCGTTTTATTGAACATCATACCTTAGAGatgagacaagaaagagaaaagcatGCAGCCGATGTGAGACAATTGACTAATCAGATGGAGAACTTGAAGGAATTGCTTCATACGTATGAGATTTCCTTAGGGAGAAAGGATGAG gTAATTGCAAATCTAACACAGGCAAttgagaaacaaaaggacaggatagagttaATGAAAAAATTCACAAAATGGCGACTTCAGCATTTTTTGGGCAAACAAAAGGCCAAAGAAGAG ATGTACGCAAATAAACTGGCTGATCGGCTATATAAATTAGGCTTGTTGAAGAAAGCCTGGGCGATTTGGCGATCCCACTTTAATACAAAATGGAAAGAAACCATGGAAAAAGCTGTTCAGACGAGTGTGGAATCTATGCGTGCTGCACTCACCAATGAATATGAAGCCAAACTTCAAACG GTAAATAGCGCACTTGAGGAGGCCAGATCTGAAATTATTGAACTGCAGAACCAAAGACAAGATTATGAAGATGCCATGAAGAAGGCTTTCATGCGGGGTGTCTGTGCACTGAATTTAGAGGCAATGAGCATGTTTCAGGGCAAAGATTTCAAACTTGACCAGG tgggaAGTCAGCTTCAGCCTGGCCCATCAGTTAGATCAAGCATATTTCGTCAGCAACAGGAGCAAGTAAACAGTGAAG tgcgaAGTCAGCATCAGCCTGGCCTGTCAACCAGATCAAGCACGTTTCGTCAGCAGCAGGAGCAAATAGACGATGACG tgaGAAATCAGCTTCGTTCAGGCCCATCAACCAGATCAAGCATGTTTCGTCAGCAGCAGGAGCAAGTAAACGGTGAAG TGAGAAATACGCTTCATCCTGGCCCATCAAACAGACCGAGCTTGTTTCGTCAGCAGCAGGAGCAAGTAAACGGTGAAG TGAGAAATCCTGGCCCATCAAACAAACCGAGCTTGTTTCATCAGCAGCAGGAGCAAGTAAACAGTGAAG CGCGAAATCAGCTTCAGCCTGGCCCATCAGTTAGATCAAGCAtatttcagcagcagcagcaggagcaagTAGTAGATGGTGAAG TGCGAAATCAGCTTCATCCGGGCCCATCAAACAGATCAAACGTGtttcagcagcagcaggagcaagAAGATGGTGAAG tgaGAAATTCGCTTCAACCTGGCCCATCCAACAGACCGAGCATGTTTCGTCAGCAGCAGGAGCAAGCAAACG CACGAAATCAGCTTCAGCCTGTCCCATCAGTTAGATCAAGCATATTTcagcaacagcagcaggagcaagtAGACGGTGAAG TAGTTGATCTACCAGAAAAAAGAGCAGAATCTGGTGCTGGCACTGGTGGACCTACAGcaaaattttcttcatttcagcCTATGCCATCTACTTCCTCACTGCCACAACCACCACCCCATTTTGCTGCGACAACAGCAGGGTCTGCTCCTGCAGAAGACCTG TTTTCTTCTCATCAAGGCCATGCAGTAACATCTCAAACCAGATTAGACTCTGCTGCTGCATTAACAGGCTGCGGTGCTGCCACGGGATCAGGCACAATGTGCATTTCAAAActg CCCATGACTAGGGTGGTAACATCAGCTCAACAAAAGCCTGGAAGGACAGTTACTGCGAAAATTACTGGTCGTTCAGATTTTTCAGCAAAGAATCGTATTTGCAGTAACTTAGATGTCTTGGGTGTTTCGCCCCCCATGAATTCTGTTGTGGTGGAGAAACATCATCCTGTCACTCAG CAAACTATATCTCAAGCTGTTGCTGCTAAATATCCTCGAACTCTGCACCAGTCTTCTAATGCTATTGGCGTGAGACATCTAGGACacaatgggaaaactcctgcccAGACTCACAACAACATCCAGTCAATAAAGGTAGTGGAGTAG